The proteins below come from a single Vicinamibacterales bacterium genomic window:
- a CDS encoding copper homeostasis protein CutC — MSLTFEVCVDSAEAALAAQAGGAARVELCSDLLEGGLTPSHGTLQVARDRLHIAIMAMVRPRGGDFCYSDTEFTVMRHDLTAAKALGANGIVFGILAPDGTVDRPRTAELVALAHPLPVTFHRAFDVTRHPFEALETLIELGVARILTSGQEPTVLEGLDLLTRLVQQADGRVIIMPGGGITERTVARIAAASGARELHFASLESSEGRMQYRNSRVFMGGTLRPPEYSRDVTRPESVAAIIAAAGHLTSSAAR, encoded by the coding sequence ATGAGCTTGACGTTCGAAGTCTGCGTGGATTCGGCGGAAGCGGCCCTTGCGGCGCAAGCGGGCGGCGCCGCGCGCGTGGAATTGTGCAGCGACCTGCTCGAGGGCGGACTGACGCCGAGCCACGGCACGCTGCAGGTGGCACGGGACCGCCTCCACATCGCGATCATGGCCATGGTGCGGCCCCGCGGCGGCGACTTCTGCTACTCGGATACCGAGTTCACCGTGATGCGGCACGATCTGACGGCGGCGAAGGCTCTGGGCGCCAACGGGATTGTGTTCGGGATCCTCGCCCCTGACGGGACCGTCGATCGTCCGCGCACCGCTGAACTCGTCGCGCTGGCGCACCCGCTGCCGGTCACCTTCCACCGCGCGTTCGATGTCACGCGACATCCGTTCGAAGCACTCGAGACGCTCATCGAGCTTGGGGTGGCCCGCATTCTCACGTCCGGCCAGGAGCCGACCGTGCTCGAGGGCCTCGACCTGCTCACCCGGCTCGTGCAGCAGGCGGATGGGCGCGTCATCATCATGCCGGGCGGCGGCATCACCGAACGGACCGTGGCGCGCATCGCCGCCGCCAGCGGTGCGCGCGAACTGCACTTTGCGAGCCTCGAGTCGTCCGAGGGCCGAATGCAATACCGCAACTCGCGCGTCTTCATGGGCGGCACGCTGCGCCCGCCGGAATACTCGCGGGACGTGACGCGCCCCGAATCGGTTGCCGCCATCATCGCTGCCGCGGGGCACCTCACGTCGTCCGCCGCGCGTTGA
- the fahA gene encoding fumarylacetoacetase, which yields MTTSEHPIVDETHDPSLESWVESANDPACDFPIQNLPLGAFARRHGDPTPHIGIAIGDQAFDLRAAADAGVLGHLPPATVEAVGAWTLNGLMSLGRRALRELRRSSSRLLRADAPGRAGLAPYLVPLQDVELLLPANVGDYTDFYASVFHATNVGSMFRPDNPLLPNYKFVPIGYHGRASSIVTSGTIVKRPRGQIRADGADAPSFGPSARLDYELEVGLFVGPGNGMGIPIPMDEAEDHAFGLCLVNDWSARDIQQWEYQPLGPFLAKSFATSLSPWVITLDALAPFRVPAFTRPEGDPAPLAYLDSAGNRGAGGLDVTLEVLLSSQRMRASACPPIRLSLSSLATMYWTFGQMVAHHTSNGCNLRPGDLLASGTVSGPTEDSLGSLLELTWRGTKPITLPTGEARRFLEDGDEVIVRGWCAREGFRRIGFGECRGIVTA from the coding sequence ATGACGACTTCCGAACACCCGATCGTGGACGAGACCCACGACCCGTCGCTCGAATCGTGGGTCGAGTCGGCCAACGATCCGGCCTGCGACTTCCCGATACAGAATCTGCCGCTCGGCGCCTTCGCCAGGCGCCACGGAGATCCGACTCCACACATCGGCATCGCCATCGGGGACCAGGCGTTCGACCTGCGTGCCGCGGCCGACGCCGGGGTGCTCGGTCACCTGCCGCCGGCAACGGTCGAGGCGGTCGGGGCTTGGACGCTCAACGGCCTGATGTCGCTCGGTCGGCGCGCTCTGCGCGAGCTTCGACGCTCGTCGAGCCGGTTGCTCCGGGCTGATGCTCCTGGCCGCGCGGGCCTCGCACCGTATCTCGTGCCGCTCCAGGACGTCGAACTGCTGCTGCCCGCGAACGTTGGCGACTACACGGACTTCTATGCATCCGTGTTCCACGCGACCAATGTCGGCAGCATGTTCCGGCCGGACAATCCGCTGTTGCCAAACTACAAGTTCGTCCCGATCGGCTATCACGGCCGCGCCTCGTCGATCGTGACGAGCGGCACCATCGTGAAGCGGCCAAGGGGACAGATCCGCGCGGACGGTGCGGACGCGCCGTCGTTCGGCCCCAGCGCGCGGCTCGACTACGAGCTGGAGGTCGGACTCTTCGTTGGCCCTGGCAACGGCATGGGGATTCCGATTCCAATGGATGAAGCCGAGGACCACGCCTTCGGCCTGTGCCTCGTCAACGACTGGTCGGCGCGCGACATCCAGCAGTGGGAGTACCAGCCGCTCGGTCCGTTCCTCGCGAAGAGCTTTGCCACGTCGCTGTCGCCGTGGGTGATCACGCTCGACGCCCTGGCACCGTTCCGGGTGCCGGCGTTCACCCGGCCGGAGGGCGATCCTGCACCGCTCGCGTACCTCGACTCGGCCGGGAACCGCGGCGCCGGCGGCCTCGACGTGACGCTCGAAGTGCTCCTGTCCAGCCAGCGGATGCGCGCATCGGCTTGCCCTCCCATCCGGCTCAGTCTCAGTTCGCTCGCGACGATGTACTGGACGTTCGGACAGATGGTTGCGCATCACACGAGCAACGGCTGCAACCTGCGGCCCGGTGATCTGCTCGCGAGCGGCACCGTCTCGGGTCCGACGGAAGATTCGCTCGGCAGCCTCCTCGAACTGACGTGGCGGGGCACGAAGCCGATCACGCTTCCGACCGGAGAGGCGCGCCGATTCCTCGAAGACGGCGACGAGGTCATCGTACGCGGTTGGTGCGCGCGTGAGGGATTCCGCCGGATCGGATTCGGGGAATGCCGGGGGATCGTGACAGCGTGA